The Blautia hydrogenotrophica DSM 10507 genome window below encodes:
- the rsmH gene encoding 16S rRNA (cytosine(1402)-N(4))-methyltransferase RsmH translates to MEFKHKSVLLEETIDGLRVKPDGIYVDGTLGGAGHAVEVCKKLSAKGRFIGIDQDQDAIIAANERLRDFGDRITIIRSNYCYAVKELRERGIQQVDGILLDLGVSSYQLDNPERGFTYRVDAPLDMRMDQRASQTAGDIVNGYEERELYRIIRDYGEDKFAKNIAKHIVMERARKPIETTGELTEVIRRAIPMKMQAAGGHPAKRTFQAIRIELNHELDVLRDSLDEMVDILSDRGRICIITFHSLEDRIVKTIFRKNENPCTCPSNFPVCVCGKKSKGKVITRKPILPSEDEMEENPRAKSAKLRIFERTRRE, encoded by the coding sequence ATGGAATTTAAACACAAATCTGTATTACTGGAAGAGACCATTGATGGCTTGAGGGTGAAGCCTGATGGAATCTATGTGGATGGCACTTTAGGAGGTGCAGGGCACGCCGTAGAGGTGTGTAAAAAACTTTCTGCCAAGGGGAGATTTATTGGCATAGATCAAGACCAGGATGCGATAATTGCTGCGAATGAACGTCTCAGAGATTTCGGAGATCGAATCACCATCATTCGCAGCAATTATTGTTACGCGGTGAAAGAGTTGAGAGAGAGGGGAATTCAGCAGGTGGATGGCATCTTGTTGGATTTGGGAGTATCCTCATATCAGTTGGACAATCCTGAGAGGGGATTCACCTACCGCGTGGACGCACCGCTGGATATGAGAATGGACCAAAGAGCAAGCCAGACGGCTGGGGACATTGTCAATGGATATGAAGAAAGAGAACTGTACCGTATCATTCGTGATTACGGAGAAGATAAATTCGCAAAAAACATCGCGAAGCATATCGTGATGGAGCGGGCGCGTAAGCCCATTGAGACTACGGGGGAACTCACGGAGGTTATTCGCAGGGCGATTCCCATGAAGATGCAGGCAGCCGGAGGTCATCCTGCAAAACGAACTTTTCAGGCAATTCGTATTGAACTGAACCACGAATTGGATGTTTTGAGAGATTCTCTTGACGAAATGGTTGATATTTTGTCAGATCGTGGTAGAATCTGTATTATAACCTTTCATTCGCTGGAAGACAGGATTGTCAAAACGATTTTCAGAAAAAATGAAAACCCGTGTACCTGTCCCAGCAATTTTCCTGTCTGCGTATGTGGAAAGAAATCCAAGGGAAAGGTGATTACGCGGAAACCGATTTTGCCCAGCGAGGATGAGATGGAAGAAAATCCCCGCGCCAAGAGTGCCAAACTGAGAATTTTTGAGAGAACTCGCCGGGAGTAG
- the mraZ gene encoding division/cell wall cluster transcriptional repressor MraZ, translating into MFMGEYSHTIDTKGRLIIPSKFRALLGEEFVITKGLDGCLSIYPMDEWIIFEEKLKALPLTNKNARTFARFFVSSANTCELDKQGRILVPATLREFAGLEKDVVLTGNLNRIEVWSKEKWAENSNYDDMDSIAEGMQEMGIVI; encoded by the coding sequence ATGTTCATGGGAGAGTATAGTCATACAATAGATACGAAGGGACGATTGATTATTCCCTCAAAATTCCGAGCTCTTTTGGGAGAAGAGTTCGTGATTACGAAGGGATTAGACGGTTGTTTATCTATTTATCCTATGGACGAGTGGATCATCTTTGAAGAAAAATTAAAAGCCTTACCACTTACAAATAAAAACGCAAGAACCTTCGCCCGTTTTTTTGTCTCCAGCGCGAATACATGTGAACTGGACAAGCAGGGGAGAATTCTCGTACCAGCGACGCTGCGAGAGTTTGCTGGTCTGGAAAAAGATGTGGTTTTGACCGGGAATCTGAACCGCATTGAGGTCTGGAGCAAAGAGAAATGGGCTGAGAACTCCAATTATGACGATATGGATTCGATTGCAGAAGGGATGCAGGAGATGGGGATTGTCATTTAA
- the lgt gene encoding prolipoprotein diacylglyceryl transferase translates to MEMSIRFPNLGVNLGNVGKSVQLSGFELTYYGILICIGMLIGIWFVILEAKRSNQDQDLYLKVVICSLLGGIIGARLYYAAFSWELYSENWVEMLNPRTGGFAIYGGILGGALVSWLYCRIKKLNFIQLADTVCMGLLIGQIIGRWGDFFNRESFGGYTDGLLAMALPLSAVNSSQVTEEMMDHIQTFGGVSYVQVHPAFLYEILWNLILLIVILGIRRRKKFQGEIFLIYLTGYGMGRFWIEGIRTDQLLISGTNLGVSCILSVILTIFCGITIVAKEITVLKRAKVQRRRREVENAEFTEETDGSTEIENRDVERTVGQPTDESRGHSSESETE, encoded by the coding sequence ATGGAAATGTCGATTCGATTTCCAAACCTGGGAGTGAATCTGGGGAATGTGGGAAAATCCGTTCAGCTCTCCGGGTTTGAACTTACCTATTATGGGATTTTGATTTGCATTGGGATGTTAATTGGAATCTGGTTCGTGATTCTGGAAGCAAAGCGCAGTAATCAGGACCAGGATTTGTACTTGAAAGTAGTTATCTGCTCTTTATTAGGAGGAATAATAGGGGCGAGACTGTACTATGCGGCATTTTCCTGGGAACTCTACAGTGAAAATTGGGTAGAAATGCTAAATCCCAGAACGGGAGGATTTGCCATCTATGGAGGAATCTTAGGAGGGGCGCTGGTATCCTGGCTTTATTGCAGGATAAAAAAATTGAATTTTATACAGCTGGCAGATACTGTCTGTATGGGACTGTTGATCGGACAGATAATAGGAAGGTGGGGAGACTTTTTTAATCGGGAATCCTTTGGTGGGTATACCGATGGACTTCTCGCAATGGCTTTGCCTTTGTCGGCTGTGAATTCTTCTCAGGTGACAGAGGAGATGATGGACCATATCCAGACATTTGGAGGAGTCTCCTATGTTCAGGTACACCCTGCATTTTTATATGAAATTCTCTGGAATCTAATTTTGTTAATTGTGATTTTAGGAATTCGGCGCAGGAAAAAATTTCAAGGAGAGATTTTTCTTATCTACTTGACTGGCTATGGTATGGGAAGATTTTGGATTGAAGGGATAAGGACAGATCAGCTTCTGATTTCGGGAACTAATCTTGGAGTGTCTTGTATTTTGTCAGTAATTTTGACTATTTTTTGTGGTATTACGATTGTTGCGAAAGAAATAACGGTTCTAAAGAGAGCTAAAGTACAAAGGCGTAGAAGAGAGGTAGAAAATGCAGAATTTACAGAAGAAACAGATGGAAGCACTGAGATTGAGAATCGAGATGTTGAGAGAACAGTTGGACAGCCGACTGATGAGTCGAGAGGACATTCCTCGGAATCAGAAACTGAGTGA
- the ychF gene encoding redox-regulated ATPase YchF, translated as MKLGIVGLPNVGKSTLFNSLTKAGAESANYPFCTIDPNVGVVAVPDERLRLLGDFYQSKKVTPAVIEFVDIAGLVKGASKGEGLGNQFLANIREVDAIVHVVRCFEDTNVIHVDGSVAPLRDIETINLELIFSDLEILERRMAKTTKVARNDKEAAKELEFLKKVKAHLEEGKMAITMKLETEDELAYIGSYNLLTYKPVIYAANVCEDDLADDGHSCAYVQEVRNYAQEQNSEVFVICAQIEQEIAELDDDEKKMFLEDLGLEESGLEKLIKASYRLLGLISFLTSGEDETRAWTIKVGTKAPQAAGKIHTDFERGFIKAEVVNYQDLLDCGSYAGAREKGLVRMEGKEYVVKDGDVILFRFNV; from the coding sequence ATGAAGCTTGGTATAGTAGGATTGCCGAATGTGGGTAAAAGCACACTATTCAATTCGTTGACCAAAGCGGGTGCGGAATCAGCCAATTATCCGTTCTGTACCATAGACCCCAATGTGGGGGTTGTGGCAGTGCCGGACGAAAGGCTGAGACTGTTGGGAGATTTTTATCAGTCTAAAAAGGTTACGCCTGCTGTAATTGAATTTGTAGATATAGCGGGACTGGTAAAAGGCGCTTCGAAAGGAGAAGGCCTGGGAAATCAGTTTTTGGCCAATATTCGAGAAGTGGATGCCATTGTCCATGTAGTTCGTTGTTTTGAAGATACCAATGTGATCCATGTGGATGGTTCTGTAGCTCCGTTAAGAGATATTGAAACCATAAATTTGGAGTTAATCTTCTCAGATCTGGAAATTCTGGAACGGAGAATGGCAAAAACAACCAAGGTGGCTAGAAATGATAAAGAAGCTGCCAAAGAATTGGAATTTCTAAAAAAGGTAAAAGCTCATCTCGAGGAAGGAAAGATGGCCATTACCATGAAACTGGAGACAGAAGATGAGTTGGCCTATATTGGTAGTTATAATCTTCTGACTTATAAACCTGTGATTTATGCGGCCAATGTATGTGAGGATGATCTTGCGGACGACGGTCATTCGTGTGCTTATGTACAGGAAGTGCGTAACTATGCCCAGGAGCAGAACAGTGAGGTCTTCGTAATCTGCGCACAGATTGAACAGGAGATCGCGGAGTTGGATGACGATGAGAAAAAGATGTTTCTGGAAGATCTGGGGCTGGAAGAGTCTGGACTGGAAAAGTTGATTAAGGCCAGTTATCGCCTTTTGGGTCTGATTAGCTTTTTAACGTCTGGTGAGGATGAGACTCGGGCCTGGACGATCAAAGTGGGGACAAAAGCGCCGCAGGCTGCCGGAAAAATTCATACGGATTTTGAGAGAGGCTTTATCAAAGCCGAAGTGGTCAACTATCAGGATCTTTTGGATTGTGGTTCTTATGCAGGAGCCAGAGAGAAAGGTTTAGTACGTATGGAGGGGAAGGAATACGTAGTCAAAGATGGAGATGTGATTCTGTTCCGCTTTAACGTATAG
- a CDS encoding thiamine diphosphokinase has protein sequence MECVIISGGNISTDFALDFLNRKTDVLLIAADRGLEFCSRNGILPDWAVGDFDSVSKAVLEEFERQKKIKWKRLVPEKDDSDTQSAMNLAIELGCETIEILGATGSRLDHVLANLGLLSYGEKNGVSVSIADQNNYICLLTHRETILEREKQFGKYVSFFPVWGEVEGLTLRGFKYSLNKYHLTVFDSGLTVSNEIVDKRASIEFEKGPLLMVMSRD, from the coding sequence ATGGAGTGTGTGATAATCAGCGGGGGCAATATCAGTACTGATTTTGCCCTTGATTTTTTGAACAGGAAGACAGATGTTTTGTTGATTGCGGCGGACCGAGGCTTAGAATTTTGCAGCCGGAATGGAATTTTGCCGGATTGGGCTGTGGGAGATTTTGACAGTGTCTCAAAGGCGGTTTTGGAAGAATTTGAGAGACAGAAAAAAATAAAATGGAAACGTCTGGTCCCGGAGAAAGATGATTCAGATACACAGTCTGCTATGAATTTGGCAATAGAGCTTGGGTGTGAGACCATAGAAATTCTGGGGGCGACTGGGAGTCGATTAGATCATGTGCTGGCGAATTTAGGACTGTTATCTTACGGTGAGAAGAACGGCGTGTCAGTCTCCATCGCAGATCAGAACAATTACATCTGTCTGCTCACACACAGAGAGACGATTTTAGAGAGAGAAAAGCAGTTTGGAAAATATGTCTCTTTTTTCCCTGTGTGGGGCGAGGTGGAGGGACTGACTCTAAGAGGATTTAAGTATTCCCTGAATAAATATCATTTGACAGTATTCGACAGTGGATTAACAGTGAGTAATGAAATTGTTGATAAAAGAGCGTCAATAGAGTTCGAAAAAGGGCCTTTATTGATGGTGATGTCTAGAGATTGA
- the rpe gene encoding ribulose-phosphate 3-epimerase: MGFDDSKSREYQLCPSILSADFNRLGEQIQMLERAGVKWLHIDVMDGDFVPSISFGMPVIKSIRKESSMFFDVHLMVTEPGRYIQDFVECGADSITVHTEACEDLERTIQMIRDSGVRVGVSIKPATPVHDISHFLEDVDMVLIMTVNPGFGGQKYMEETTEKIQELRELIEEEELSVDIQVDGGINRETLPTVLRAGANLVVAGSYVFNGDILQNVKEATSTIKRYADSCEI, from the coding sequence ATGGGATTTGATGATAGTAAATCGAGAGAATATCAACTGTGTCCGTCTATATTATCGGCAGATTTTAACCGTCTGGGCGAACAGATTCAGATGCTGGAGAGAGCTGGCGTAAAGTGGCTGCACATTGATGTGATGGATGGAGACTTTGTACCCAGCATTTCTTTTGGAATGCCAGTCATTAAATCAATACGTAAGGAGTCCAGCATGTTTTTCGACGTGCATCTGATGGTGACAGAGCCCGGCAGATATATACAGGACTTTGTGGAGTGCGGCGCGGACTCTATTACAGTACATACTGAGGCATGTGAAGACTTAGAGAGAACTATTCAGATGATTCGGGACAGTGGCGTGAGAGTAGGGGTTTCCATCAAGCCGGCGACACCGGTACACGACATCAGCCATTTTCTCGAGGACGTGGATATGGTTTTGATTATGACTGTGAATCCTGGGTTTGGCGGACAGAAATATATGGAAGAGACTACAGAGAAGATTCAGGAGCTGAGAGAGCTAATCGAGGAGGAAGAGCTTTCCGTGGACATTCAGGTAGACGGGGGTATCAATCGGGAGACTCTGCCCACGGTTCTAAGGGCAGGCGCGAATCTGGTAGTTGCGGGTTCTTATGTGTTCAACGGAGATATTCTTCAAAATGTGAAGGAGGCCACTTCTACTATAAAAAGATATGCTGATTCTTGTGAAATCTGA
- the rsgA gene encoding ribosome small subunit-dependent GTPase A gives MQGKIIKGIAGFYYVYVDEAGVYECKAKGIFRKNKVKPLVGDDVEIELLGQKEKVGNVIRIMPRKNELIRPAVANVDQALVIFAAAQPQPNFLLLDRFLVMMERQEIPVKICFNKKDLVSENECQSVCQIYSDCGYDVVWTSALLQDGREEIRQLLRGKTTVVAGPSGVGKSSLTNLVQSEVQMEIGEISQKLKRGKHTTRHSEIIPVEPGTYLVDTPGFSSLYLENIEREELRNYFTEFREYEDSCKFQGCAHVQEPQCGVKAALEEGKISRQRYENYLTLYQELSAKRRY, from the coding sequence ATGCAAGGAAAGATCATCAAGGGAATCGCGGGTTTTTACTACGTCTATGTTGATGAGGCCGGCGTGTATGAATGCAAGGCAAAAGGAATCTTTCGAAAAAATAAGGTGAAGCCTTTGGTCGGGGATGATGTGGAAATCGAGCTCCTCGGTCAGAAGGAAAAGGTGGGGAATGTAATCCGGATTATGCCGAGAAAAAATGAGCTGATCCGGCCAGCAGTGGCAAATGTAGACCAGGCACTGGTAATTTTTGCCGCTGCGCAGCCTCAGCCTAATTTTTTACTGCTGGACCGCTTTTTGGTGATGATGGAACGGCAGGAGATACCGGTGAAAATATGTTTTAACAAGAAAGATCTGGTCTCAGAGAACGAATGTCAGAGTGTGTGTCAGATTTACTCAGATTGTGGATATGATGTGGTTTGGACCAGTGCACTTTTGCAGGATGGGCGGGAAGAAATTCGACAGCTCCTACGCGGAAAGACTACCGTAGTGGCAGGACCGTCAGGAGTCGGGAAGTCTTCGCTGACGAATCTAGTTCAGAGTGAAGTGCAGATGGAGATTGGAGAGATCAGTCAGAAGCTGAAAAGAGGGAAGCATACCACCAGGCATTCGGAGATCATTCCGGTGGAACCAGGTACTTACCTGGTAGACACGCCTGGATTCAGCTCTCTGTATTTGGAGAATATAGAAAGAGAAGAGCTGAGAAATTATTTTACAGAGTTTCGTGAGTATGAGGATTCCTGCAAATTTCAGGGCTGTGCCCATGTACAGGAACCGCAGTGCGGAGTGAAGGCCGCTTTGGAAGAGGGAAAGATTAGCAGACAGAGATATGAGAATTATTTGACACTGTATCAAGAGTTAAGCGCTAAGAGGAGATATTGA
- the pknB gene encoding Stk1 family PASTA domain-containing Ser/Thr kinase, giving the protein MLKTGMIIGERYEIVGKIGTGGMADVYKGKDHKLNRYVAIKVLKPEFREDTKFIKKFQTEAQSAAGLTHPNIVNVFDVGNDEGVYYIVMELIEGITLKDYISKKGKLSIKEATSIAIQVSMGLEAAHSHGIVHRDVKPQNIIISTDGKVKVTDFGIARAASSNTISSNVMGSVHYSSPEQVRGGYSDEKSDIYSLGITLYEMVTGVVPFDGDTTVAIAIKHLQEEMIPPSTYTPELPFSLERIIEKCTQKSVDRRYRNMSEVIADLKHSLIDPQGDFVKLASLTNGAQTVIISDSELKKIKDNNVVSGPSEAETVQSIRTRDEFEDDPYDESFDDGYDDDEGHGIHSGLEKAMSIGAWVLGAVILCLLILVIGRAAGIFSFGSSGDDAGKTQVEQDKRDEDAAEDLVEVPDLVGKTEEEAQEILSKLGLGRKKSGEEVSDQAKGLISSQDPAAGQQVEKNTTIYYNLSKGEESLTVPDVTNRTQEDAEQILADMGFTVNVTKDYTDNYDTYVEAGYVISTDPEAGTSANSGDQITILVSRGENWGDSISVPDVVGMTESEAKLALAKFSSVTVVSEQNSNVTQGEVFEQSLEAYSYVSPDEPITIKVSSGDTAPTPSPTPAASTGTGDTSGTWKCTQKLATPEGYQNGVIRLELMQTVNGEPKVSVIVEDQTLQFPYQLDVIGEPGVTDGTIYLYELVGDDYQLEGQYPVTFKKVE; this is encoded by the coding sequence ATGTTAAAAACTGGAATGATAATCGGAGAACGTTATGAGATTGTAGGCAAAATTGGGACTGGCGGTATGGCCGATGTCTATAAAGGCAAGGACCACAAGCTAAATCGCTATGTTGCAATTAAAGTCTTAAAACCAGAGTTTCGGGAAGATACAAAATTTATCAAGAAATTTCAGACAGAAGCACAGTCGGCTGCAGGTTTGACACATCCCAATATTGTGAATGTCTTTGATGTGGGCAATGATGAGGGTGTCTATTATATTGTCATGGAGTTGATCGAGGGAATCACTCTGAAGGATTATATTTCCAAGAAAGGCAAGCTGAGCATCAAGGAGGCCACAAGCATTGCCATTCAGGTATCTATGGGCCTAGAGGCAGCGCACAGCCATGGGATTGTCCATCGGGACGTAAAGCCTCAGAATATTATCATTTCTACGGATGGCAAGGTGAAGGTGACGGATTTTGGGATTGCCCGCGCCGCATCTTCCAATACAATCAGCTCTAATGTGATGGGGTCTGTTCACTATAGTTCCCCTGAGCAGGTGAGGGGCGGTTATAGCGACGAGAAGAGCGACATCTATTCTCTGGGAATTACGCTGTATGAGATGGTTACAGGTGTAGTTCCTTTTGATGGGGATACGACCGTCGCGATTGCCATCAAACATCTTCAGGAGGAGATGATTCCCCCTTCCACCTACACACCGGAACTGCCGTTTAGTCTGGAGCGAATCATTGAGAAATGTACCCAGAAAAGTGTGGACCGCAGATACCGGAATATGAGTGAGGTTATCGCAGATCTAAAACATTCCCTGATTGATCCACAGGGTGATTTTGTGAAGCTGGCATCCTTAACAAACGGGGCGCAGACAGTCATCATTTCTGATTCCGAACTCAAGAAAATCAAAGACAACAATGTAGTATCAGGTCCTTCTGAGGCGGAGACCGTGCAGTCAATCCGCACGCGTGACGAGTTTGAGGATGATCCATACGACGAGAGCTTTGACGATGGATACGATGACGATGAAGGTCATGGAATCCACAGTGGCTTGGAGAAAGCCATGAGTATTGGCGCTTGGGTATTGGGTGCTGTTATTCTATGTCTTTTAATTTTGGTGATAGGTCGGGCAGCAGGTATTTTCAGTTTTGGTTCATCAGGGGATGATGCTGGAAAGACTCAGGTGGAACAAGATAAGCGTGACGAAGATGCAGCGGAGGATTTGGTAGAAGTTCCTGATTTAGTGGGTAAGACTGAAGAGGAAGCGCAGGAGATTTTGAGTAAACTGGGGCTTGGCAGGAAGAAGTCCGGTGAGGAGGTTTCTGATCAGGCGAAGGGGTTGATCTCTTCTCAGGACCCGGCGGCTGGACAGCAAGTGGAGAAGAACACGACCATTTATTATAATCTGAGCAAGGGTGAGGAGTCTCTGACCGTACCAGATGTCACGAACAGGACTCAGGAAGACGCAGAACAGATACTTGCAGATATGGGCTTCACTGTGAATGTGACAAAAGACTATACGGACAACTACGACACTTATGTGGAAGCGGGTTACGTTATTTCCACAGACCCAGAGGCGGGAACCAGCGCAAACTCGGGAGACCAGATCACGATTTTGGTCAGCCGGGGAGAAAACTGGGGAGACAGTATTTCAGTACCGGATGTGGTTGGTATGACGGAGTCAGAGGCAAAATTGGCGTTGGCGAAATTCAGCAGCGTTACCGTGGTCTCAGAGCAGAACTCCAACGTGACTCAGGGGGAAGTGTTCGAGCAGAGTTTGGAGGCTTACAGCTATGTGTCTCCGGATGAACCTATTACAATTAAAGTCAGCAGCGGAGACACAGCTCCGACGCCTTCGCCGACACCTGCAGCGTCAACGGGTACAGGAGACACGTCAGGGACTTGGAAGTGTACACAGAAGCTGGCTACACCGGAGGGATATCAAAATGGAGTAATCCGTTTGGAGTTGATGCAGACGGTGAACGGGGAACCGAAGGTCAGCGTGATCGTGGAAGACCAGACTTTACAGTTCCCGTATCAGCTGGATGTGATCGGAGAACCGGGTGTGACGGACGGAACCATCTATCTGTATGAATTGGTGGGAGACGACTATCAGCTGGAAGGGCAGTATCCGGTTACTTTTAAGAAAGTCGAGTAG
- a CDS encoding Stp1/IreP family PP2C-type Ser/Thr phosphatase has protein sequence MNLYSVTDVGRKRKINQDYVYVSDKPVGNLPNLFVVADGMGGHNAGDFASSFAVRVVVESVEGDVDYNPIKVIRHAIETANDELLRQAEKSSSMAGMGTTMVAATIVGSYAYVANVGDSRLYVMDSQLHQVTKDHSLVQEMVRLGELREEEARNHPDKNIITRALGAKKGVNIDFFDLKLEPGSQILMCSDGLSNMLTDQEMEEVLSSSESLQKKGEKLIDLANENGGKDNIAVVLIEPFTSEVKVC, from the coding sequence ATGAACTTATATTCGGTTACAGACGTTGGTCGGAAACGCAAGATCAATCAGGATTACGTCTATGTATCGGATAAACCGGTGGGAAATCTCCCCAATCTGTTTGTGGTAGCCGATGGAATGGGAGGGCATAATGCAGGAGATTTTGCCTCCTCTTTTGCGGTGAGAGTCGTAGTGGAATCGGTGGAAGGAGATGTGGATTACAACCCAATTAAGGTTATCCGTCATGCGATTGAGACTGCCAACGACGAACTTTTAAGACAAGCAGAGAAGTCTTCCTCGATGGCTGGAATGGGGACGACCATGGTAGCCGCCACGATTGTAGGCAGCTACGCTTATGTGGCGAATGTGGGAGACAGTCGTCTCTATGTGATGGATTCACAACTGCATCAGGTGACGAAGGACCATTCGCTGGTACAGGAGATGGTGAGACTTGGAGAGCTTCGTGAAGAAGAAGCGCGAAATCATCCAGATAAAAATATTATCACGCGGGCTCTTGGGGCAAAAAAAGGCGTGAACATTGATTTTTTTGATCTGAAGCTAGAGCCGGGAAGCCAGATATTGATGTGTTCTGACGGCCTGAGCAACATGTTGACAGACCAAGAAATGGAAGAGGTGCTGAGCAGTTCTGAGAGTCTTCAGAAAAAAGGTGAGAAACTGATCGATCTAGCCAATGAAAATGGTGGCAAGGACAATATTGCTGTTGTTTTGATAGAACCATTTACAAGCGAGGTGAAAGTATGTTAA